In Papaver somniferum cultivar HN1 chromosome 1, ASM357369v1, whole genome shotgun sequence, a genomic segment contains:
- the LOC113312203 gene encoding putative F-box protein At5g62660, producing the protein MEVLTSYDVSPHFYYGTSRNRSTEVLNSSNTNFHGVYTSIQTQVSGLPNEIVIDILSRVPAKALMQFKSVCKHWLFLIKQDPKLIDLHFIHSKSRPNFLYIDPAPEKGILHTSLIASFVESKTFQQSISCAEIVEASTGGEDEEVEAFVSKVRITEDKWFPYSEVLEPVNGLVCFVDQKTHAIRVYNASTREATPWVISTLLAEENHKLMADKSTMKIKSHSTPIYRFGFDPEKKEHKVFCFWRLLTRREQHCHHSLERSEYESWEALTVGSDTKWRRINAVPNENNQINIAEVLPPAYSNCRQVYVDGTIYWSNKEYYWDQWGTTNRDDPDVIVAFDVGTEKYRLIPIPSFILEEPRDEEYRLPIDILVLGGHVALLYRMEPYVVKLWMLDDGAGKKLENCRGNKSNWSTEIIELPFYCDNRVGGFGIAGSTDKIIFECRGCNNSVSFTCLYSYDRKKKTCKRIEMDGVSSFTRCSRRTLVTTFTESLFHV; encoded by the coding sequence ATGGAGGTTTTAACAAGTTATGATGTATCACCGCACTTTTACTATGGTACATCAAGGAACAGAAGCACAGAGGTACTTAATAGCTCCAACACCAACTTTCATGGTGTTTACACTTCTATTCAGACTCAGGTCAGTGGTTTACCCAACGAAATAGTGATAGACATCTTAAGTAGAGTTCCAGCCAAGGCACTCATGCAGTTTAAGTCAGTATGCAAACATTGGTTGTTTTTGATTAAACAAGATCCAAAGTTGATTGATTTGCATTTCATCCATTCAAAATCACGTCCTAATTTTCTCTACATCGACCCAGCGCCAGAAAAGGGCATCCTCCACACTAGCCTAATTGCTAGCTTTGTAGAAAGCAAAACGTTTCAGCAAAGTATTTCATGTGCGGAGATAGTTGAAGCGAGTACTGGTGGTGAGGATGAAGAAGTGGAAGCCTTTGTTAGTAAGGTTAGGATAACCGAGGATAAATGGTTCCCCTATAGTGAAGTCTTGGAACCGGTGAATGGTTTGGTTTGTTTTGTAGATCAAAAGACACATGCTATTAGGGTATACAATGCAAGTACACGAGAAGCAACACCGTGGGTCATATCAACGTTACTCGCTGAAGAAAATCACAAGCTTATGGCAGATAAAAGCACGATGAAGATAAAAAGTCACTCTACTCCAATTTATCGATTTGGTTTCGACCCAGAGAAGAAAGAACATAAAGTATTCTGCTTTTGGAGACTACTTACCAGGCGTGAACAGCATTGTCATCATTCCTTGGAACGATCTGAATATGAAAGTTGGGAGGCATTGACAGTGGGCAGTGACACCAAATGGCGTAGGATCAATGCTGTTCCTAACGAGAACAACCAAATAAATATTGCAGAGGTGCTCCCTCCGGCTTATAGTAATTGTCGGCAGGTGTATGTGGATGGTACTATATACTGGAGCAACAAAGAGTACTATTGGGATCAATGGGGGACCACTAATCGTGATGATCCCGATGTCATAGTTGCATTTGATGTTGGAACTGAAAAATATAGACTTATCCCAATTCCTAGTTTCATCCTCGAAGAGCCTCGTGATGAAGAGTATAGGCTGCCAATTGACATCTTAGTATTGGGTGGACATGTGGCTCTATTATACCGTATGGAACCTTATGTTGTTAAGTTATGGATGTTAGATGATGGAGCTGGTAAAAAACTGGAAAATTGTCGAGGAAACAAAAGTAATTGGAGCACGGAGATAATTGAGCTACCATTTTACTGTGATAACCGAGTTGGTGGTTTTGGAATTGCTGGAAGTACAGACAAGATAATCTTTGAATGCCGGGGATGCAACAACTCAGTGAGCTTCACTTGTTTGTATTCTTATGACCGCAAGAAGAAGACTTGTAAGAGGATTGAGATGGATGGAGTCTCCTCGTTTACCCGTTGCTCCCGGAGGACTCTGGTTACCACTTTTACAGAAAGCCTCTTTCATGTTTAG